The proteins below come from a single Candidozyma auris chromosome 3, complete sequence genomic window:
- the PDS5 gene encoding Pds5p — translation MVTRNSKRASSDPLSKPIVSTVSNPIPTKELVNRLAALAEHLSCLDQGSVDPKKYASVARDLANTKLLNHQNEAIKAHTCCCISDILRIYAPEAPYSEEELSKIFRAFFDQLGNARDINDSYHARHSYLLTRLVEVRSIILVVDLPEAGDLITLLFERMYDLAAKGFPHKLESLAADMLAAVISEAESIPKKVVSTIFKSLTFTGTSLTGESSNISHPGYTFSKAICEANIDKMSRQVAQLFSEMLDESAKSSGGSTSFTNASFKTLETIHTWSIQIWRHVPEMLGSIIGLIGDELTSDSEKVRVMATKTIGQILATSQEDTTHVSIDSNVVHFVSTHKDAWLGWLKKASDVSPSVRSTWISSIPGILNSPSITSEMSNELRIHIKKSLVDSSEKVRSAACTAIELLPFLTFTSKLLDEEVLRTLFSLCRERDENSRNKVIRALCYVYDNYIHMKQENEVADFGNLQLSESRKVEEMILREFPNQFLQLNYINLPSITTTVDVELFENALPFQNDASKRVLRVCQFYSVLDQKSKEAFTAIILRQQRYAHALSKFVELSQQYHSSGFDEGDKENIDSAKGNKPSKDDSLKKVEIIISWFASHIPQNFNAHACLETLFMLNNGRHATLLKNCISPRSDYKTVKNSIKEFILNLSNQKSFKTKSVKSLVTSAEMISTIKILLYRASPIFFNRTNIAELISIAKNSDNDFSEISNELLETFAQVNPQAFDDHIEIMADMLMNDDFYHPKNGVETLLRSMYYSIKKSPSLFPDSLIFTDRLLRLAKEGSPVQAKYAVKLLGCHHHKESFLADIVSSSVPLDPEDRGLSTKLSSIAEVCLIHPILVEQHVSKINSLITEQILKKNRHKENSSLKVLWIEKKELEINHRAYQQLLEKLLAIRYIVNRIRSLCLSEDIASDPGLIKQFEKPIKLLALIVARGGEIVKQTSDSIPTPVLYQQHLRLAAGLAILKLGQVSILHPLLNHDIMGKIGRLMYDQSKVVRETFMKKLQSYLSRAKIPEKFAYLVFFMGHEPDSSLQQSASTWIKSTYQRLEGKKDMTFERALARLIHGIAHNERFLDHISTEDETADFTGILRGLEFASKFIMMYLTAISKDENISFLYYIASRVKQYRDATISSSSYEDANTPSEAVNLYRVAELCQLLIKEHADQMKYTLQTWPGKLKLPTDIFSPMENFEEASKIIGRQYISDDIQLELRRALKKTSARLSIPPSSASFPTPTRKRKATVKAKKSKSKVRIVKEANGNLTSKKQLRRSSRARKAVRYDFSDDSGDDGGDSYESLSAGEE, via the coding sequence ATCGTATCAACGGTTTCCAACCCGATCCCAACAAAAGAGCTTGTCAACCGGCTTGCGGCCTTGGCTGAACATCTATCATGCTTGGACCAAGGGAGCGTGGATCCAAAGAAATACGCCTCTGTAGCCAGGGACTTGGCTAATACTAAGCTTTTGAATCACCAAAACGAGGCAATCAAGGCCCACACATGTTGCTGTATTTCGGATATTCTCAGGATATACGCCCCCGAGGCTCCTTACTCTGAGGAAGAGCTCTCAAAGATTTTTAGGGCATTCTTCGACCAGCTAGGCAATGCTCGGGATATAAATGATTCATACCATGCACGACACTCTTACCTTTTAACGCGCTTGGTCGAAGTCAGATCCATCATTTTGGTGGTAGACTTACCTGAGGCAGGTGATCTTATAACCCTCTTGTTTGAAAGAATGTACgatttggctgcaaaagggTTCCCGCACAAGTTGGAGCTGTTGGCCGCTGATATGCTAGCAGCTGTGATCTCAGAAGCAGAGTCGATACCTAAGAAGGTTGTCTCcacaattttcaaaagtcTCACTTTTACAGGCACTTCTCTTACTGGTGAATCCTCGAATATCTCTCATCCTGGATACACGTTTTCCAAAGCTATATGCGAAGCAAATATTGATAAGATGTCACGACAAGTGGCTCAATTGTTCTCTGAAATGTTGGATGAGAGTGCCAAATCTAGTGGAGGATCCACATCCTTCACGAACGCGTCCTTCAAGACGTTGGAAACGATTCACACTTGGTCTATTCAAATATGGAGACATGTTCCTGAAATGTTAGGTTCAATCATCGGCTTAATAGGTGACGAACTTACGTCTGACTCCGAGAAAGTGAGGGTGATGGCTACCAAGACAATAGGTCAAATCCTTGCCACTTCTCAAGAGGACACAACCCATGTCAGCATCGACAGTAATGTTGTTCACTTTGTGAGCACCCACAAGGATGCTTGGCTAGGCTGGCTCAAAAAAGCATCTGATGTTTCTCCCAGCGTTCGTCTGACATGGATCAGCCTGATTCCAGGCATATTGAATTCTCCTTCGATCACCTCAGAGATGTCAAACGAATTACGCATCCACATAAAAAAGAGTCTTGTCGATTCTAGTGAGAAGGTAAGATCGGCGGCATGCACTGCCATAGAATTATTGCCCTTCTTAACTTTCACCAgtaagcttcttgatgaagaagtccTCCGCACATTGTTCTCACTTTGTCGTGAGCGTGATGAGAACTCAAGGAACAAAGTGATCAGGGCCTTGTGCTATGTTTATGATAACTATATTCACATGAAGCAGGAGAACGAAGTTGCTGACTTTGGAAACCTTCAACTCTCAGAGTCAAGAAAGGTGGAGGAGATGATCTTGCGAGAGTTTCCGAACCAATTTCTCCAGCTCAACTATATAAATCTTCCGTCCATCACAACTACGGTAGATGTGGAATTATTCGAAAATGCTCTTCCGTTTCAAAATGATGCAAGCAAGCGCGTACTTCGTGTGTGCCAGTTCTACTCGGTGCTCGATCAAAAAAGCAAGGAGGCGTTCACTGCAATAATCTTGCGTCAACAAAGATACGCTCATGCATTATCTAAATTCGTTGAGCTATCTCAACAGTATCACTCCTCTGGGTTCGACGAGGGCGACAAAGAGAATATCGACAGTGCCAAGGGAAACAAGCCCTCTAAAGATGACTCGTTAAAGAAAGTTGAAATAATAATCTCGTGGTTCGCTTCCCATATTCCTCAAAACTTCAATGCCCACGCATGCTTGGAAACACTTTTCATGCTTAATAATGGTCGTCATGCAACATTATTGAAGAATTGCATCTCACCTCGTCTGGATTACAAAACGGTCAAGAATTCGATAAAGGAATTTATCTTGAATTTAAGTAATCAAAAATCTTTCAAGACAAAATCAGTCAAATCATTGGTGACATCAGCAGAGATGATTTCAACCATTAAGATATTACTTTACCGAGCTTCCCCTATATTCTTCAATAGGACCAACATTGCAGAATTGATCTCGATTGCAAAGAACTCTGACAATGACTTCTCAGAAATTTCAAATGAGTTGCTTGAAACTTTTGCCCAAGTCAATCCACAGGCTTTCGATGACCATATTGAAATTATGGCAGATATGCTCATGAATGATGACTTTTACCATCCCAAAAACGGCGTTGAAACGCTTCTTCGCTCGATGTACTACTCAATCAAAAAATCACCTAGCTTGTTTCCAGACAGCTTAATATTCACTGACAGATTACTTCGATTAGCCAAGGAGGGCTCACCGGTTCAAGCCAAATACGCTGTCAAATTGTTGGGCTGTCATCATCACAAGGAGAGCTTTTTGGCTGATATCGTCTCATCTTCAGTACCATTGGATCCAGAGGACCGGGGATTGCTGACAAAGCTTTCCTCAATTGCCGAGGTGTGTCTTATTCACCCTATTCTTGTAGAGCAGCAtgtttcaaaaatcaactCTTTAATCACTGAACAGATACTCAAAAAGAACCGACATAAGGAGAACAGTTCGCTCAAAGTGCTTTGgattgaaaagaaagaattaGAAATCAATCACAGGGCctatcaacaacttcttgagaaactaCTTGCGATAAGATATATCGTCAACAGAATTCGCTCCTTGTGTCTCAGTGAAGATATTGCAAGTGATCCAGGTTTAATAAAGCAATTTGAAAAGCCTATCAAATTGCTTGCACTTATTGTTGCAAGAGGTGGCGAGATTGTCAAGCAGACAAGTGATCTGATTCCAACACCAGTATTATATCAGCAGCATTTACGTTTAGCTGCTGGGCTCGCTATACTAAAGCTTGGGCAAGTATCGATACTACACCCGCTTTTAAATCATGACATAATGGGAAAAATTGGTCGGTTGATGTATGACCAATCAAAAGTGGTTAGAGAAACCTTCatgaaaaaattgcaatCTTATTTGTCAAGAGCAAAAATCCCCGAAAAGTTTGCATACCTCGTTTTTTTTATGGGACACGAGCCCGACTCGAGCCTACAGCAGTCCGCAAGCACATGGATTAAGTCGACATACCAGAGGTTAGAGGGCAAGAAAGACATGACATTTGAGCGTGCCCTCGCGAGACTTATTCATGGTATCGCCCATAACGAGCGTTTTCTTGATCACATTTCTACCGAGGATGAAACCGCAGACTTTACTGGCATACTTCGTGGTCTTGAGTTTGCTCTGAAATTTATCATGATGTATCTTACTGCAATATCCAAAGATGAAAATATTTCCTTTTTATATTACATTGCCAGTCGTGTGAAACAATACAGAGACGCCACGATTTCGTCGTCTTCATACGAAGATGCAAACACTCCACTGGAAGCTGTGAACCTATACAGAGTTGCGGAGTTGTGCCAGcttctcatcaaggaaCACGCCGATCAGATGAAATATACCTTACAGACCTGGCCTGGAAAGTTGAAACTTCCCACAGATATATTCTCACCAATGGAGAACTTCGAAGA